Part of the bacterium genome is shown below.
GTACCATATGTTCGTATATGGTCATATTTGTTTGCTTCGTTGAACCAGAAGGTAAGATCAGGCAACAGAAGGGCAAAAGAGGGTGATTTCGATGATATTCGCGCCATTTCCTATTACTTGCCTTATTGCGTGGATATTCCGGTGAAAGCGGCCACCTGTTCCGGTTCAAACCGGACACCGATCGGAGCGAAGCGACGGTGGATGCTCATTATACTTCCTTGTGGCCGGAATGAGTCAAGGGGGAGCGGCGTTTCCGCATGGATTCCCCGCACAGTTCCAGCCGGTAAGCGTTGTGGATGATGCGGTCCATAACCGCGTCCGAAAGGGTCGCGTTTCCCAAACGATCGTGCCAGTCGGAGACCGGGATCTGGGTTGCGAGCATGGTGGAGGCCCGGCCATAACGATCTTCGAGGATCTCCAGAAGGTCCGGTGTTTGGGATTCCGTCAGAGGATTCCGCAGCCAGTCGTCGATAATCAGGAGTTGGGTCTTGGCCAAGATCTCAAGGAACTTAGGCGAGGAGCCGTCGGCCCGAGCGTAGGTGATTTTCCGGAGGAGCTTGGCGATCTGAAAATAGCGGACCGAGACGCCGTTGCGGCAGGCGGACTGGCCCAGGGCGCAGGCCAGGTAGGTCTTGCCCGCGCCCGTGGGGCCGGTGATGATGACGTTCAGATGACTACGGATCCAGTCTTCCTGGGTGAGGGCCAGAACCTGGGAACGGTTGAGACCGCGGGAAACGGAGAAGTCGAGATCCTCGATGACCGCGGCCTCGCGGAAGTGGGCCACCCGCATCCGGCGCGTCTGTTTTCGCGTCTGACGAAGATTCCATTCCTTATCCAAAAGCAGGCCCAGCCGTTCCTCAAAGGAGAGCTTTCGGTAGGCGGGATTTTCCATCTGCTCCCGGAGCCCTTCACCTATCCCGGCGAGTTTCATGGAGCCGAGCTTGTCGATGATCGGTTGGACTAACATCCAAGCCTCCGCCTTTGACCCAGGACGGGCGTTCGGTGAACGCGCGTGTTGGAGAGTCGGCCCTGGGCGGCGATAAATGACCCTCTTCTGCGATTCCTGCCGAAAACATCGCGTCTATTTGACCTATAAACGATTTTCATGTCTTCCCTCATGAGTAATAGCCGGGGCCGCGGAGATTACCGTGCGGCTTTTCGGGGCCGACCACGGACGTCTCGTTTTTCAGCCGGTCCATCCCGGCCTCCAAGATGTTGCGCACGCCGCGATAAGAGACGAGTCCAAACGTCAGGGCCCGCTCGCAGGCCGCTTCGAGCCGCGCGTTGCCGTAACGAGTTCCCAACCGCATCAGCCCGAGCGATGCCCGATACCCCTGGTCCGGATGCGGGCGGCTCTCGATGATCCGGCGGACCATCTCGGCCACCAACGGTCCGGTTCGTTCGGCCCACGAGATAAACCTCTCCGGATTCCACTCCAGCACCGCCCGATGAGACTCCGGCCGGTGCTCGGGCCGGGTCGTAAAGCGGTAGGGTTGGTCGTCGCGAACATGGGATGCGATCCGTTCTCTCTGGTAAAAAACCTCCACGGTTTGGGCGGTGGCCCGGATCTCGACCCTCTTGTGAAGATAGCGGTAGGGGACGCTGTAGTAATGTTTGGCGTAGCCGACGTGGTAGTCGATGTGCACCCGGGCCCAAACCCATTCGGCCATCTCGAACGGCACGGCCGGCAACGGCCGCAGGGCCGGACGGTCCAGCTCTTCAAACAGCTGTCGGCGGCTTTTTCCAAGATGCTCCATGACCCGCAGGTCCAGTTCCTCCATCAACGGCCGGAGCGCATCGTTGATCTGTTGAAGGCTGAAGAACTGACGATTCCGCAATCGGGCCAAGAGGAGCTCGACCACGCGGACGCCGGTTTCGACTTTCGCTTTATGTTTCGGAGCGAGGACCCGAGTCGGCAGGACGGCCATGTCGTAATATTCCGCCAAGGACTGGTACGTCGGGTTGATCACGGGTTCGTAGAAGCAAGCCGAGGTCACGCCGCTCTTCAGATTATCGGGAACCACCGCCGCCGGACGACCGCCGAAGTGTTCCAGCGCCCGGACGTGGCCGCCGATCCAGTTCACCAGCTCCTGGGAGGCTTGCGCTTCGGCAAAGGTGGACGAACTGGCGCCCAGTGTCGCCACGAACACTTGCGCCTCTCGAGCGTCCCCCGTCTCGCGGTTTGTGTAGGGAACGGTGACCCCCGCGTAGTCGACGAACATCTTTTCGCCCGCCTTGTGCGGCATCCGCAGGACCGGGTTCAAGATTTTTGTCCACCGCCGATACCGTTCGCAGTATTGCGAGTAGCTGTACCCCCGGGGAAAGCCGAGCCGATATTCTTCCCACAGAAGCTGACGGGTGACGCCCTTCTTGCGAAGCTCACCGTGGACCAATACCCAATCCGGTTCCGCCGCCGCCTCTTTCCGCGAGGTGTCGGGACCCAAAGGAAAAAGTCGGCTTTCAAGCTCCTCTTCGCTCAAGCCCTCCG
Proteins encoded:
- the istA gene encoding IS21 family transposase, whose amino-acid sequence is MRKIKEALRLKAAGLSCRAIARSCLIGKETVREYLGRAVEAGLSWPLPEGLSEEELESRLFPLGPDTSRKEAAAEPDWVLVHGELRKKGVTRQLLWEEYRLGFPRGYSYSQYCERYRRWTKILNPVLRMPHKAGEKMFVDYAGVTVPYTNRETGDAREAQVFVATLGASSSTFAEAQASQELVNWIGGHVRALEHFGGRPAAVVPDNLKSGVTSACFYEPVINPTYQSLAEYYDMAVLPTRVLAPKHKAKVETGVRVVELLLARLRNRQFFSLQQINDALRPLMEELDLRVMEHLGKSRRQLFEELDRPALRPLPAVPFEMAEWVWARVHIDYHVGYAKHYYSVPYRYLHKRVEIRATAQTVEVFYQRERIASHVRDDQPYRFTTRPEHRPESHRAVLEWNPERFISWAERTGPLVAEMVRRIIESRPHPDQGYRASLGLMRLGTRYGNARLEAACERALTFGLVSYRGVRNILEAGMDRLKNETSVVGPEKPHGNLRGPGYYS
- the istB gene encoding IS21-like element helper ATPase IstB, with amino-acid sequence MLVQPIIDKLGSMKLAGIGEGLREQMENPAYRKLSFEERLGLLLDKEWNLRQTRKQTRRMRVAHFREAAVIEDLDFSVSRGLNRSQVLALTQEDWIRSHLNVIITGPTGAGKTYLACALGQSACRNGVSVRYFQIAKLLRKITYARADGSSPKFLEILAKTQLLIIDDWLRNPLTESQTPDLLEILEDRYGRASTMLATQIPVSDWHDRLGNATLSDAVMDRIIHNAYRLELCGESMRKRRSPLTHSGHKEV